In the genome of Limnobaculum zhutongyuii, one region contains:
- a CDS encoding phage GP46 family protein gives MISLVWQTNDADIVLDSLTGDNITTNVIASLFTDRRAQPSDELPDGGTDRRGWWCDSWRGEPLGSRLWLLSREKQLQTVITKARTYADEALVWMPKAGLIRDYRVTATNPENGVLLLTILILLNDGETLPMSFKASLNGI, from the coding sequence ATGATATCTCTGGTCTGGCAGACGAACGATGCCGATATCGTGCTCGACAGTCTGACGGGTGACAACATCACCACCAACGTTATCGCCTCCCTGTTTACCGACAGACGGGCCCAGCCTTCGGATGAATTACCGGACGGTGGGACTGACCGGCGCGGGTGGTGGTGCGACTCCTGGCGCGGTGAGCCTCTGGGCTCCCGGCTCTGGTTATTGTCGCGTGAAAAACAGTTACAGACCGTCATCACCAAGGCCCGGACTTACGCCGATGAAGCGCTGGTCTGGATGCCAAAGGCCGGACTTATTCGCGATTATCGCGTAACGGCCACCAATCCGGAAAACGGCGTTCTGCTGCTCACTATTCTCATTTTATTAAACGACGGTGAAACCCTGCCAATGTCGTTTAAAGCCAGTTTAAACGGGATTTAA
- a CDS encoding phage baseplate assembly protein V, whose translation MKAFNSLKRRMQLLVSRAVVNVINDSLKTQNLQVSILNDDDADDVERFQNYGHTSVPPAGSEAIVLSVGGMRENLVAIAVDNKATRLGSLKPGDSALYHMDGHNFTLTEDGVARLTCKRFEIIADEVISDASETQATGNFSTLGNSTTTGTSEAADHISNGISGKDHRHREHDGALTEKAQ comes from the coding sequence ATGAAAGCCTTCAATAGCTTAAAGCGCCGTATGCAATTACTGGTCTCCCGGGCCGTGGTGAATGTCATCAATGACAGCCTGAAGACGCAAAACCTTCAGGTCAGCATCCTGAACGACGACGACGCAGATGATGTCGAGCGCTTCCAGAACTACGGGCATACCAGCGTCCCGCCGGCAGGCAGTGAGGCAATTGTCCTTTCCGTCGGTGGGATGCGTGAGAACCTGGTCGCGATAGCCGTTGATAATAAAGCCACCCGCCTCGGCTCACTCAAGCCCGGTGACAGTGCGCTTTACCATATGGACGGCCATAACTTTACCCTGACTGAAGACGGTGTCGCCCGTCTGACCTGCAAGCGGTTTGAAATCATTGCCGATGAGGTCATAAGTGATGCATCTGAAACGCAGGCGACAGGGAATTTCTCTACACTCGGAAACAGTACCACCACCGGCACCAGTGAGGCGGCCGACCATATCAGTAATGGTATCAGCGGTAAGGACCACCGGCACCGGGAGCATGACGGCGCACTAACGGAGAAAGCACAATGA
- a CDS encoding phage baseplate assembly protein: MTDTEITRYRPTVIVADSNQNSDESRSRADWERRRAMAHGQPVVVEVVDWFTRDKALWMPNRLVVLDVPDEGYTERELLIVQMELSLTNDGGTTTKLTLMPAAGFDEPAQKESTGAGGSGGSGGLWY, encoded by the coding sequence ATGACCGATACAGAAATCACCCGTTATCGCCCGACTGTTATTGTGGCCGACAGTAATCAAAACTCAGATGAAAGTCGTTCCCGTGCTGACTGGGAACGCCGCCGGGCAATGGCGCACGGTCAGCCGGTAGTGGTTGAGGTGGTCGACTGGTTTACCCGTGATAAGGCGCTATGGATGCCTAACCGTCTGGTGGTGCTGGATGTGCCTGACGAAGGTTATACCGAGCGTGAACTCCTTATCGTGCAGATGGAGCTGTCGCTCACCAATGACGGCGGCACCACCACAAAATTGACCCTGATGCCGGCGGCCGGATTTGATGAACCGGCACAAAAGGAAAGTACCGGCGCAGGCGGTTCGGGTGGTTCAGGGGGGCTTTGGTACTGA
- a CDS encoding phage baseplate assembly protein: MISNTIELYVGNKIYTGWTEISVTRSIEELSGQFRLGLTRTRTDKDVPLKEGQPCRVEINSQVVISGYIDTMDRTIDAETRTIVAEGRDKTGDLVDCAARYKSGQWRNAPLETIARDLCQPFGVSVVWSVTTQTAAKPFRVWKVEPGETVFENLAKAARHRGVMVNSNAAGDLVFTTAGTERLEVLRFGENIKYINMRASWSERFSDYIVLGSSTAGGLWGMNKPPTSRPACVLT; this comes from the coding sequence ATGATAAGTAACACGATAGAACTTTATGTCGGTAACAAGATATATACCGGCTGGACGGAGATAAGCGTCACCCGCAGTATTGAAGAGCTGAGCGGTCAGTTTCGTCTCGGCCTGACACGTACCCGCACTGATAAGGATGTCCCGCTGAAAGAGGGGCAACCCTGCCGGGTCGAGATTAACAGCCAGGTGGTTATCAGCGGCTACATTGACACCATGGACAGAACCATCGACGCTGAGACCCGCACCATTGTCGCTGAAGGTCGTGACAAGACCGGTGACCTGGTGGATTGCGCCGCCCGGTATAAGTCCGGTCAGTGGCGCAATGCTCCCCTTGAAACCATTGCCCGTGACCTGTGTCAGCCCTTTGGTGTGAGTGTTGTCTGGTCAGTGACGACACAGACGGCCGCGAAGCCGTTTCGGGTATGGAAAGTCGAGCCCGGGGAAACCGTCTTTGAGAACCTGGCGAAAGCGGCCCGACACCGTGGCGTGATGGTCAACAGTAATGCTGCCGGTGACCTGGTGTTTACCACGGCCGGCACCGAACGCCTGGAAGTCCTGCGCTTTGGTGAGAATATCAAGTACATCAATATGCGCGCCTCCTGGTCTGAGCGCTTCAGCGACTATATTGTGCTGGGGTCATCAACGGCCGGCGGCCTCTGGGGGATGAACAAACCGCCCACCAGTCGACCGGCGTGCGTGTTGACATGA
- a CDS encoding DNA circularization protein codes for MSIWSTLWDKITAQPPTGKGSFRGVPFYVIDDSNQSGGHRIVKHMFPGRQTGKVENMGATADEFSVFCVLIGDNYLEQKETLIAALREPEPADLEHPYHGSLYVQVETWNCRLSTQEQRIAMFQLTFSIAEKDESPEAEIDGEAELLDQNASLLDAIANDVADAWDTINAVAADIEAVVTFATNVVNNITNVITGLSSLGGFGSLLGTVQGLQGAIGNLIKSPKKLISNLTNLFQGFTSSGSKGSKPSTQRALRSIIVSVENMPLSERPAAARMQESIRSAVIISALSELAQSAVSDAGDIIRGRKDDVVSVVIDDNVVILDTGREELLTNDHPLVETLEDCERIADELGDELAVEYVRVADAFWFNTILRLQRLRLTFLEQMKKAAAALPDARLVTPNITEPALVILYRATGDSTSISRFVQRNALRHPTFVRGGEPVEVIDDK; via the coding sequence ATGAGTATCTGGAGCACCTTATGGGACAAAATCACAGCTCAGCCACCGACCGGTAAAGGGTCGTTTCGTGGCGTGCCGTTTTACGTTATCGATGACAGCAACCAGTCAGGCGGTCACCGTATCGTTAAGCATATGTTCCCCGGCCGTCAGACCGGCAAGGTGGAAAATATGGGGGCCACGGCTGACGAGTTTTCTGTTTTCTGTGTGCTGATTGGTGATAATTACCTGGAACAAAAGGAAACGTTGATTGCCGCCCTGCGTGAGCCTGAACCGGCTGACCTGGAGCATCCTTACCACGGTTCGCTATATGTGCAGGTGGAAACCTGGAACTGTCGCCTGTCGACGCAGGAACAGCGCATCGCCATGTTTCAACTTACCTTCAGTATCGCCGAGAAGGACGAGTCGCCAGAGGCGGAGATTGATGGCGAAGCAGAACTGCTTGACCAGAACGCCAGCCTGCTCGATGCCATCGCGAATGATGTTGCCGACGCCTGGGATACCATCAACGCCGTTGCCGCCGATATTGAAGCGGTGGTCACGTTTGCGACCAATGTGGTCAATAACATCACCAACGTTATCACCGGGCTCAGTAGCCTGGGCGGTTTTGGTTCGTTGCTGGGTACTGTTCAGGGGTTGCAGGGCGCTATCGGTAACCTGATAAAGTCGCCGAAAAAGCTTATCAGCAACCTGACGAACCTGTTTCAGGGCTTTACCTCGTCAGGGTCGAAAGGCTCCAAACCGAGCACACAGCGCGCATTGCGTTCAATCATCGTCAGTGTCGAAAACATGCCGTTAAGCGAGCGGCCGGCAGCGGCCAGAATGCAGGAATCTATCCGGTCAGCGGTGATTATCTCCGCACTAAGCGAACTAGCCCAGAGTGCGGTCAGTGATGCCGGCGACATTATCAGGGGCCGTAAGGATGATGTGGTATCGGTGGTTATCGATGACAACGTGGTCATCCTGGATACCGGGCGTGAAGAACTGCTCACGAATGACCACCCACTGGTCGAGACGCTGGAGGACTGCGAGCGCATTGCTGACGAACTGGGCGACGAGCTGGCTGTCGAGTACGTACGCGTTGCGGATGCATTCTGGTTTAACACCATCTTACGTTTGCAGCGTTTACGTCTGACGTTCCTGGAACAAATGAAAAAGGCCGCCGCCGCGTTACCGGATGCGCGCCTGGTTACGCCTAACATTACCGAGCCGGCGCTGGTTATTCTGTACCGTGCGACCGGTGACAGTACCTCAATATCCCGCTTTGTACAGCGTAACGCACTAAGGCACCCGACGTTCGTGCGTGGTGGTGAACCGGTAGAGGTGATAGATGATAAGTAA
- a CDS encoding phage tail assembly protein, whose amino-acid sequence MNITLIDGLVVGKEDNQVTHKDVVIRELTAGDMMSAQTASERVVETRQGAKLVSSPSQMTYEMMRRAVVSIGPLQGPVSLAELGKLSQRDFGLLNDSIMELQDLRLSEEVESQGREPATRSGD is encoded by the coding sequence ATGAATATTACGTTAATTGATGGCCTGGTTGTTGGTAAGGAAGATAACCAGGTAACCCATAAGGATGTCGTCATCCGCGAACTGACGGCCGGCGACATGATGAGCGCACAGACCGCCAGTGAGCGCGTGGTCGAAACCCGCCAGGGTGCGAAGCTGGTCAGTAGCCCCTCTCAAATGACCTATGAAATGATGCGTCGCGCGGTGGTCAGTATCGGGCCCTTACAGGGGCCGGTCTCACTGGCGGAACTTGGTAAGCTGTCTCAACGTGATTTTGGTCTGCTTAACGACAGCATTATGGAACTTCAGGACTTACGTTTAAGTGAGGAGGTTGAGAGTCAGGGGCGAGAGCCTGCAACGCGTTCGGGGGATTGA
- a CDS encoding phage tail tube protein — protein MTTLRYQGTAFLRVNGREYPTLPGANLTLGGLTRAPVTGHRVYGWKGTPSPSIVTATIPNHEDISMAELNGMEEVTLIFEADIGKKWLIARAWNTGESALTGEGDISTTFNGIEAQEL, from the coding sequence ATGACCACGTTACGTTATCAGGGAACTGCCTTCCTTCGGGTGAATGGCCGTGAGTACCCCACTCTCCCGGGGGCTAACCTGACCCTGGGCGGCCTGACCCGCGCACCGGTTACCGGTCACCGGGTTTATGGCTGGAAAGGCACGCCGTCACCCTCCATTGTGACCGCGACCATTCCTAACCATGAAGACATTTCCATGGCAGAACTGAACGGGATGGAAGAAGTCACCCTTATTTTTGAAGCCGATATCGGTAAAAAATGGTTAATTGCCCGCGCCTGGAATACCGGCGAATCCGCCCTGACGGGTGAAGGCGATATCTCCACCACCTTTAACGGCATTGAAGCACAGGAACTCTGA
- a CDS encoding phage tail sheath subtilisin-like domain-containing protein — protein sequence MTSYNTITETIRAPLAYIEIDNSGAITGTPALLYRTLMLGLRFTSGRVPAGEVVRITRKDEAGEAFGFGSQLATMAIAFLNANPFTDLWCLAVDDDPEGPRAGGTIKLTGTCSQAGQLALMIAGVKAYVNVKVDDAASVLAQKTAAAINLLTELPVTAQASGDTVTLTARWSGLTGNDIDVRVNYYTGEMLPTGIGCDITPMSGATGNPDLAPTIAAFGEAWWQFVVNPFTDTANLDLLAAEFVSRWGGMRQIDSTCFQAFRGTHAQTSTFGTARNDYLLSTVGTNIAPEPPYIWAAVLAAVAVGSLSIDPARPLQTLTLPGLKPPVTSARWTLNERNLHLYDGISTYTVDAGGYVQIERCITMYRLNKYGSPDPSYLDVETIATLSYIRYAIRTRITQKFPRHKLAENGTRFGPGQAMVTPAIITDELLALFTELEERGLVENFEAYKSTLIVERSTTDRNRINVRSNEDLVNQFRIYAHAIQYVL from the coding sequence ATGACTTCTTATAACACCATTACGGAGACTATCCGGGCTCCCTTGGCGTATATCGAGATTGATAATAGCGGTGCGATCACCGGCACGCCGGCATTGCTCTATCGCACCCTGATGCTGGGGTTGCGCTTTACTTCAGGTCGTGTGCCGGCCGGTGAGGTGGTGCGCATCACCCGAAAAGATGAAGCCGGCGAAGCGTTCGGTTTTGGTTCGCAACTGGCGACCATGGCTATCGCTTTTTTAAATGCCAACCCGTTTACCGATTTGTGGTGTCTGGCGGTGGATGATGACCCGGAAGGCCCAAGGGCTGGAGGGACTATCAAGTTAACCGGAACCTGTTCACAGGCTGGTCAGTTGGCGCTGATGATTGCCGGCGTCAAAGCGTACGTTAATGTGAAAGTGGACGACGCCGCGTCGGTGCTGGCACAAAAAACGGCAGCCGCCATCAACCTGTTAACCGAACTGCCCGTGACTGCTCAAGCCTCCGGCGATACGGTCACCTTAACAGCCAGATGGTCAGGTCTGACGGGTAATGATATTGATGTCCGGGTGAATTACTACACCGGTGAAATGCTGCCGACCGGCATCGGTTGTGACATTACCCCCATGTCAGGGGCGACCGGCAACCCGGATTTAGCGCCAACCATCGCCGCGTTTGGTGAAGCCTGGTGGCAATTTGTGGTCAACCCGTTCACCGATACAGCCAACCTGGACTTACTGGCGGCCGAGTTTGTCAGTCGTTGGGGCGGTATGCGCCAGATTGACAGCACCTGTTTTCAGGCGTTCCGTGGCACCCATGCGCAGACGTCCACCTTTGGTACCGCTCGCAATGACTATCTGCTGTCCACCGTGGGGACTAATATCGCCCCTGAGCCACCGTATATCTGGGCGGCCGTTCTGGCGGCGGTGGCGGTTGGTTCGCTCAGTATTGATCCGGCGCGCCCACTTCAGACACTGACCTTGCCGGGACTGAAGCCGCCGGTCACCTCAGCGCGCTGGACGCTCAATGAACGTAACCTGCATCTGTATGACGGCATCAGCACCTACACCGTGGATGCCGGCGGCTATGTGCAGATTGAACGCTGTATCACCATGTACCGCCTGAATAAGTACGGCTCGCCGGACCCGTCCTATCTGGACGTGGAAACCATCGCGACCCTGTCTTATATCCGCTACGCCATCCGTACGCGCATTACGCAAAAATTTCCGCGCCATAAGCTCGCGGAGAACGGGACGCGGTTTGGCCCCGGTCAGGCCATGGTGACGCCGGCCATCATTACCGATGAGTTACTGGCGTTATTTACCGAGCTTGAAGAGCGCGGTCTGGTTGAGAACTTTGAGGCGTATAAATCAACGCTGATTGTGGAGCGCTCCACCACTGACCGTAACCGAATCAATGTGCGCAGTAATGAAGACCTGGTGAACCAGTTCCGCATCTATGCCCATGCTATCCAGTATGTTTTATAA
- a CDS encoding DUF2635 domain-containing protein — protein sequence MSELHIRPVAGRVVRDPETNAPLASQGEKKPKTSYWQRRLMDGDVELVKTKAKEVKA from the coding sequence ATGAGTGAGTTACACATCCGGCCTGTGGCCGGGCGGGTTGTTCGTGACCCGGAAACTAACGCGCCGCTGGCATCCCAGGGCGAAAAGAAACCCAAGACCAGCTACTGGCAGCGCCGCCTGATGGATGGTGACGTTGAGCTGGTTAAAACCAAAGCCAAAGAGGTTAAAGCATGA
- a CDS encoding phage protein Gp37, translating to MIVMPRTAAIEQELIDGIRTSFGGTLRKVERLDGAWTEETIRIVISVCPAVYVAWIGGRRDPRRGVIMGTWGLFSSASALSGQRKDSVGAYDINDRLVAWLEGRQLAAACGAASFTQIANLYSKGAAKTGTVVCGLYFDIPQQMPSRIDEGDIGEFETYYHQWPQADGAPIQDSFNTHLYTGTEHE from the coding sequence ATGATAGTTATGCCTCGTACCGCCGCTATTGAGCAGGAACTGATAGACGGCATCCGCACGTCATTCGGTGGCACCCTGCGCAAGGTTGAGCGTCTGGATGGAGCTTGGACGGAAGAGACTATCCGGATTGTTATCTCGGTGTGTCCGGCGGTGTACGTTGCCTGGATTGGTGGCCGCCGTGACCCACGCCGTGGCGTCATTATGGGTACCTGGGGGCTGTTCTCCAGCGCCTCCGCGCTGTCAGGTCAGCGCAAGGACAGTGTCGGTGCCTATGACATCAATGACCGTCTGGTTGCCTGGCTGGAAGGTCGCCAGTTAGCCGCCGCCTGTGGTGCGGCGAGTTTTACCCAGATAGCCAACCTTTACAGTAAAGGGGCCGCCAAGACCGGTACGGTGGTGTGTGGTCTTTACTTCGATATTCCTCAACAAATGCCATCGCGTATTGATGAAGGTGACATCGGGGAGTTTGAGACCTATTACCACCAGTGGCCGCAGGCAGATGGTGCCCCCATTCAGGATTCGTTTAACACCCACCTTTACACAGGTACAGAACATGAGTGA
- a CDS encoding gp436 family protein: MAYASVSDMVTRYGRTVLEDLAQKKIERDDEGQPLQTVDQIVEAALVDASSAIDGYIDGRAKLPLQTIPSALIRHACVLARYALEEGAATEKAEKEYETTLRYLEKVSTGDISLALGLEEERPESGDVVVMENAGSVWARNRSKGYI, translated from the coding sequence ATGGCTTACGCGTCCGTCAGTGACATGGTGACCCGTTATGGTCGCACGGTTCTTGAGGACCTTGCTCAGAAGAAAATCGAGCGGGATGACGAGGGCCAACCATTACAAACCGTTGACCAGATTGTTGAGGCGGCACTGGTTGATGCCTCTTCCGCGATTGACGGTTATATCGACGGGCGCGCCAAACTCCCGTTACAGACTATCCCGTCCGCGCTCATTCGTCATGCCTGCGTACTGGCTCGCTATGCCCTGGAAGAAGGCGCAGCGACCGAGAAAGCAGAAAAAGAGTATGAGACCACACTGCGGTATCTGGAGAAAGTCAGTACCGGTGATATCAGTCTGGCATTAGGGCTGGAAGAAGAGCGACCAGAGTCTGGCGACGTGGTGGTGATGGAGAACGCCGGCTCGGTCTGGGCGCGTAATCGCTCTAAGGGGTACATCTGA
- a CDS encoding HI1506-related protein, whose protein sequence is MQENQETYDPSDVVEMSGVMVVNTAHDGYRRAGFSFKSGENILPPVTAEQWHLLDGDPRLVVSVIAIESAPGHQTPGAVDAHPVFDGVNIDGTDGTVKTPMPPELAATEGSQVNPQDNFISAIMASKIEPHDKWFTQKGEPRLTQWRNVIGVDVSAEDIKAAIAAHDTLSPTTEG, encoded by the coding sequence ATGCAAGAGAATCAAGAAACTTATGACCCGTCTGATGTGGTTGAAATGTCAGGCGTCATGGTGGTTAACACGGCTCATGACGGTTATCGGCGTGCGGGGTTCAGCTTCAAAAGCGGTGAGAACATTCTGCCGCCGGTTACGGCCGAACAGTGGCACTTACTGGATGGCGACCCGCGCCTGGTGGTCTCCGTTATTGCCATTGAATCAGCGCCGGGTCATCAGACGCCGGGGGCCGTGGACGCTCACCCTGTATTTGATGGCGTAAACATTGACGGTACTGATGGCACGGTGAAAACACCCATGCCGCCCGAACTGGCAGCAACTGAAGGCAGCCAGGTCAATCCGCAGGATAATTTTATCTCGGCCATTATGGCGTCAAAAATTGAGCCTCATGACAAATGGTTTACCCAGAAAGGCGAACCGCGCCTGACACAATGGCGCAACGTCATTGGTGTGGATGTCAGCGCAGAGGATATCAAGGCGGCTATTGCGGCGCATGATACCCTGTCGCCGACAACTGAGGGGTAA
- a CDS encoding Mu-like prophage major head subunit gpT family protein, producing the protein MEISPAAAQALYTAVNTAFNAGRGTYTPLYERIATVVNSTSGSENYSWLGEFTRLKEWIGERDVKAMSVSDYTVKNVKYEATEGIKAEYIEDDTYGVLMPKFEDMGYASATHPDELTFKLLADGFTQLCYDKQNFFDTDHPVGEATVSNMQDGTAPAWYLLDTSRPLKPLLFQKRRDYRLQSKTDPGTSDRVFMVDEFLYGVDARVAAGYGFWQQAFASKAELNEDNLNSAIQSMMLFESSQGRPLGIMPNLLVVGPQNRAAAKRVVEAENKAGGESNINYKAVEIVVCPWLR; encoded by the coding sequence ATGGAAATTTCACCTGCTGCCGCACAGGCACTCTATACCGCCGTTAACACGGCATTTAACGCCGGACGCGGTACCTATACCCCGTTGTATGAGCGTATTGCAACCGTCGTTAACTCGACTTCAGGGTCCGAGAACTATTCCTGGTTGGGTGAGTTTACCCGCCTGAAGGAGTGGATTGGTGAACGTGACGTAAAAGCCATGTCCGTCAGTGACTACACCGTCAAGAACGTCAAGTATGAAGCCACTGAAGGGATTAAGGCGGAATACATCGAAGACGACACCTATGGCGTGTTAATGCCGAAGTTTGAAGACATGGGTTATGCCTCCGCCACCCATCCGGATGAGCTGACTTTTAAGCTATTGGCCGATGGTTTTACTCAACTGTGTTACGACAAACAGAACTTTTTTGATACTGACCACCCGGTCGGTGAAGCGACGGTCTCCAATATGCAGGACGGCACCGCCCCGGCGTGGTACCTGCTGGACACTTCACGACCGCTTAAGCCGTTACTGTTCCAGAAGCGCCGCGATTACCGCCTGCAATCCAAAACCGATCCGGGTACATCCGACCGCGTCTTTATGGTGGACGAATTCCTGTACGGCGTGGATGCACGCGTCGCCGCCGGGTATGGCTTCTGGCAGCAGGCGTTCGCCTCCAAAGCCGAACTGAACGAGGACAATCTGAACAGTGCCATTCAATCCATGATGCTGTTTGAGTCCTCACAGGGTCGCCCACTGGGGATTATGCCGAATCTGCTCGTTGTGGGACCACAAAACCGTGCGGCGGCAAAACGTGTCGTCGAAGCCGAGAACAAGGCCGGCGGCGAAAGCAACATTAACTACAAGGCCGTCGAGATCGTCGTCTGCCCGTGGTTACGTTAA
- a CDS encoding phage protease: MKTRISTPLPPVAILTAALQSSGDGWYQLLPAGEFKARDGRPNDVASGCWYIDSNIAGQFIDATVAIGQPVLCDYNHATLRDQDPQHQVSAEQTSELAKAAGWLDNPELEMQWRESGLYVHPRWTPAAQAAIDAGEWRYLSAVFPYDTDSGHPLYLRMFALTNDPGLVGMAPLVALAAASLNDSLNPPTQQDEPVMNEMLKLLLIALGLIPADDTTEYTEEQLKELVAKAAESIGALKTAADAAVQVQDVVDTGTDPELIVDEATTIVDAAAADLKEAEAIIAEAELHGIDLAVAVPRSEYNKLARKLAAASLGNAALTAEQIIRKARAQGKVMRAEVPGLLALAKKSGVAALSSNLLHRTPIVALGARQTSTLPTPSKTNTVALSAEDRAVIKATGVSEADFLANKIALMKG, encoded by the coding sequence ATGAAAACACGAATTTCAACACCTTTACCCCCGGTCGCCATTCTGACCGCTGCGCTCCAGTCATCCGGTGATGGCTGGTATCAGCTTCTGCCGGCCGGCGAATTTAAAGCCCGTGATGGACGTCCGAATGATGTCGCGAGCGGCTGCTGGTATATCGACTCCAATATTGCCGGGCAATTTATCGACGCCACTGTGGCTATCGGTCAGCCCGTACTGTGTGACTATAACCACGCCACTTTGCGAGACCAGGACCCGCAACACCAGGTCAGCGCAGAGCAGACCTCGGAGCTGGCAAAGGCTGCCGGCTGGCTGGATAACCCTGAACTTGAGATGCAGTGGCGCGAATCCGGGCTTTATGTTCATCCTCGCTGGACGCCGGCCGCACAGGCGGCCATTGATGCCGGTGAATGGCGCTATCTGTCCGCCGTCTTTCCCTACGATACCGACAGTGGTCACCCCCTTTATTTACGCATGTTTGCCTTAACCAACGACCCCGGTCTGGTTGGTATGGCTCCGCTTGTCGCGCTTGCGGCAGCCTCGCTGAATGACTCTTTAAACCCACCAACACAACAGGACGAACCCGTCATGAATGAAATGTTAAAGCTGTTGCTTATCGCGCTGGGCCTAATCCCTGCCGATGACACAACGGAGTACACCGAGGAGCAGCTCAAGGAGCTGGTCGCGAAAGCGGCCGAGTCCATTGGTGCACTGAAAACCGCCGCCGATGCTGCCGTCCAGGTTCAGGACGTGGTTGATACCGGTACTGACCCCGAGCTGATTGTGGATGAAGCCACCACCATCGTGGACGCCGCCGCCGCCGACCTGAAGGAAGCCGAGGCCATCATCGCGGAAGCCGAGCTGCACGGTATTGATCTGGCGGTTGCTGTACCGCGTTCTGAGTACAACAAACTCGCCCGAAAACTGGCGGCGGCTTCCCTGGGTAATGCGGCACTGACGGCCGAGCAGATTATCCGCAAAGCTCGCGCACAGGGAAAAGTAATGCGAGCTGAAGTGCCCGGTCTGCTGGCGCTGGCGAAAAAAAGCGGCGTGGCGGCATTGTCCTCGAACCTATTGCATCGTACCCCGATTGTGGCCCTGGGCGCCCGTCAGACCAGTACGCTGCCGACCCCATCGAAAACCAACACCGTCGCCCTGTCTGCTGAAGACCGTGCGGTTATCAAAGCCACCGGCGTGAGTGAGGCGGACTTCCTCGCCAATAAAATCGCCCTGATGAAAGGTTAA
- a CDS encoding phage virion morphogenesis protein: MRIDYQFDNDEINCSIQGLTSLGQDLRPITRAISMVLAGESEDAFEKEADPTTGQPWPVLSEAYRERLEKKGKNGKMLQRSQGGLAMSLTPDFDAVSAAIGTNKVYGALMHLGGTPAMPAAPAAVKARPYMGLPPEGIIRIVDIINQMHQNALNGQG, translated from the coding sequence GTGAGGATCGACTATCAGTTTGACAATGACGAGATTAACTGCAGTATCCAGGGGCTCACCAGTCTGGGGCAGGATTTACGTCCCATTACCCGCGCGATATCAATGGTACTGGCCGGCGAGTCAGAGGACGCCTTCGAGAAAGAAGCGGACCCGACAACCGGCCAGCCGTGGCCGGTCTTATCAGAAGCCTACCGGGAACGTCTGGAGAAGAAAGGCAAGAACGGCAAAATGCTACAGCGTAGCCAGGGCGGCCTTGCCATGTCACTGACACCTGACTTTGATGCGGTCAGCGCGGCCATTGGTACCAATAAAGTCTATGGTGCCCTGATGCACCTGGGCGGCACGCCTGCCATGCCGGCGGCACCGGCAGCGGTCAAAGCGCGGCCTTATATGGGGCTGCCACCGGAAGGTATTATCCGGATTGTGGATATCATCAACCAGATGCACCAGAACGCGCTTAACGGTCAGGGGTGA